In Candidatus Desulfofervidus auxilii, one genomic interval encodes:
- the hemL gene encoding glutamate-1-semialdehyde 2,1-aminomutase, translating into MSKSEALWQRAQKFLPGGVNSPVRAWRSVKGKPLFIERAKGAKIYDVDGHEYIDYVCSWGPMIVGHAHEEVIEAIKHTASKGTSFGAPTEVEVELAEMIIKAFPSIEKVRMVNSGTEATMSALRLARAYTQRDKVIKFDGCYHGHADSFLVKAGSGLATLGIPASPGVPEDLTKHTISLPYNDLSGVEDVFVQIGKEIACIIVEPVAGNMGVVLPEEGFLKGLRRVTQRYGSLLIFDEVITGFRVSWGGAQVHYGINPDLTCLGKIIGGGMPVGAYGGKKEIMSLIAPEGQVYQAGTLSGNPLAMSAGLATLKILQRPEVYKELEKKTKQLTEGIKQAAKETGISLQINQIASMFSLFFNDRPVTDYKSVLKSNSDMFIKYFYGMLKRGIYLAPSAYEASFVSLAHTDEDIKRTIEAVYHTFKEIKEE; encoded by the coding sequence ATGTCTAAATCAGAAGCATTATGGCAAAGGGCTCAGAAATTTCTTCCAGGTGGAGTGAATAGTCCCGTGAGGGCCTGGCGGTCGGTTAAGGGTAAACCTTTATTCATTGAAAGGGCAAAGGGGGCAAAAATTTATGATGTAGATGGTCACGAATATATTGATTACGTGTGCTCTTGGGGTCCTATGATTGTGGGACATGCCCATGAGGAAGTGATAGAAGCCATCAAACATACTGCATCAAAGGGGACGAGTTTTGGGGCACCAACTGAAGTAGAGGTAGAGCTGGCAGAGATGATTATTAAAGCCTTTCCTTCTATAGAAAAAGTAAGAATGGTCAATTCTGGAACTGAGGCTACCATGAGTGCCTTGCGCCTGGCTAGAGCTTACACTCAAAGGGATAAAGTAATTAAATTTGATGGTTGCTATCACGGTCATGCCGATAGTTTTTTGGTAAAGGCAGGCTCTGGTTTAGCCACATTGGGTATACCTGCTTCACCAGGTGTACCAGAAGATTTGACCAAACATACTATTTCTTTACCTTATAATGATCTTTCTGGTGTAGAAGATGTATTTGTGCAAATAGGAAAGGAAATTGCCTGTATTATTGTGGAACCTGTAGCTGGAAATATGGGCGTGGTCTTACCTGAAGAAGGTTTTTTAAAAGGATTACGCAGAGTTACTCAGAGATATGGCAGTTTATTAATCTTTGACGAAGTCATTACCGGCTTTCGGGTAAGTTGGGGTGGAGCCCAGGTGCATTATGGAATTAATCCTGATTTAACTTGCTTGGGTAAGATAATAGGTGGGGGTATGCCAGTAGGGGCCTATGGTGGGAAAAAAGAAATTATGTCTCTGATTGCTCCAGAGGGTCAAGTTTATCAAGCAGGAACCCTTTCTGGAAACCCATTGGCCATGAGTGCTGGATTAGCCACCTTAAAAATCTTACAAAGACCTGAAGTGTATAAGGAATTGGAGAAAAAAACAAAGCAGTTAACAGAAGGTATTAAACAAGCAGCTAAGGAAACAGGTATTTCTTTACAAATCAATCAAATTGCCTCTATGTTTTCCCTTTTCTTTAATGATAGGCCCGTAACAGATTATAAAAGTGTTTTAAAAAGCAATAGTGATATGTTTATTAAATATTTCTATGGGATGTTAAAGCGGGGTATTTATCTTGCTCCTTCGGCCTATGAAGCTAGTTTTGTCTCACTTGCCCACACCGATGAGGATATTAAAAGAACCATAGAGGCAGTATATCATACTTTCAAGGAGATAAAGGAAGAGTGA
- a CDS encoding FmdB family zinc ribbon protein produces the protein MPIYEFCCKKCGYVFETIQRITDPIPSCPVCGGEVKRLVSMVSFKISDDAAIRRVEKRFKDYLRWGKYKDAAKFADKAAQYLKHDKIKKMQESVQKKQS, from the coding sequence ATGCCTATTTATGAATTTTGTTGTAAAAAATGTGGTTATGTATTTGAGACCATTCAACGCATAACAGACCCTATACCTTCTTGTCCTGTTTGTGGTGGGGAGGTGAAAAGGCTGGTTTCAATGGTGTCTTTTAAGATATCTGATGATGCAGCTATTCGGCGAGTGGAGAAACGGTTTAAAGACTATCTTAGATGGGGAAAATATAAAGATGCTGCCAAATTTGCTGATAAGGCTGCTCAATATTTAAAACACGACAAGATTAAAAAAATGCAGGAGAGTGTTCAGAAAAAGCAGAGTTAG
- the queF gene encoding preQ(1) synthase — translation MSTLKYGEKAIAEAQLETWPNPCPERNYTIEITFPEFTCLCPRSGYPDFAVIRIKYIPDKYIIELKSLKLYLNKYRSVYLSHEEATNKIYAELYALLKPRFLEVIGDFNPRGNVKTIIKVSSEGN, via the coding sequence ATGTCCACATTAAAATATGGTGAAAAGGCCATTGCTGAAGCTCAATTAGAGACTTGGCCAAATCCCTGCCCTGAGAGAAATTATACTATTGAAATTACCTTTCCTGAATTTACTTGTCTTTGTCCTCGTTCAGGCTATCCTGATTTTGCTGTTATCAGAATTAAATATATTCCAGATAAATACATTATAGAGTTAAAATCACTTAAGCTATATTTAAATAAATATCGGAGTGTATATCTCTCACATGAGGAGGCTACAAATAAGATTTATGCGGAACTTTATGCACTTTTAAAACCACGATTTTTAGAAGTAATAGGGGATTTTAATCCCAGGGGTAATGTAAAAACAATCATCAAGGTTTCTTCAGAAGGAAATTGA
- a CDS encoding PAS domain-containing protein: MEKAQGDPIELWGKIFDDIRDFIFIIDEEGSIIDANLAVLKKIGLDKEQIRGKKCYEIAKSLFYTETCETYGFRYPLKKAFKTGKPARAFVTIKDTNGQEAYIEIVVHPVANLAVCIHRDITDFMTCTPALKETKKNFSSISETSQDAIIVLNEELRIHLNNKAIEKIFGYTKEELSQISITQLIPESKTVLCRFSKNSVGNEKTMQAIGIKKGGEKIPLWASVSSFTFKGKLFFTIIIKV; the protein is encoded by the coding sequence ATGGAAAAGGCTCAAGGGGATCCCATTGAGTTGTGGGGAAAAATCTTTGATGATATTCGGGATTTTATTTTTATAATAGATGAGGAAGGAAGTATAATTGATGCCAATCTAGCGGTTTTAAAAAAGATTGGTTTGGATAAAGAGCAGATAAGAGGGAAAAAATGTTATGAAATAGCAAAAAGTCTTTTTTACACTGAGACCTGTGAAACTTATGGATTTAGATATCCACTAAAAAAAGCCTTTAAAACAGGAAAGCCAGCAAGAGCCTTTGTTACCATCAAGGATACTAATGGTCAGGAGGCTTACATTGAAATCGTTGTCCACCCAGTAGCCAATTTAGCTGTGTGCATTCATCGTGATATAACAGATTTTATGACGTGCACACCAGCCTTAAAAGAGACTAAAAAAAACTTTTCCAGTATTTCTGAAACATCACAAGATGCCATTATCGTTTTAAATGAAGAATTAAGAATACATCTTAACAATAAAGCTATTGAAAAGATTTTTGGATATACAAAAGAAGAACTATCCCAAATTTCTATTACTCAACTTATTCCTGAAAGTAAAACTGTTTTATGCCGTTTTTCCAAAAATTCAGTGGGGAATGAAAAAACAATGCAGGCCATAGGTATTAAAAAGGGAGGGGAAAAAATTCCTTTGTGGGCTTCGGTTTCAAGTTTTACCTTTAAGGGGAAACTCTTTTTTACTATTATTATAAAAGTTTAG
- the rsmA gene encoding 16S rRNA (adenine(1518)-N(6)/adenine(1519)-N(6))-dimethyltransferase RsmA, with protein sequence MPLSPKKVLERYGLKAQKKLGQHFLINPFTSEQIVEKSGIEPKDIVIEIGAGLGALTIPLSQKAKKVIAIEYDQKLIFVLKEILANHQLKNIEIWQGDALKYDYEKTAHLHKTKIKIIGNLPYHISSPLLFLFLEKRAVIDQATLMLQKEVADRLLAKPGTKDFGILSVLYGLTAKIIPVMNLAPQSFYPPPEVDSQLIKINWKEEIRLEEGFVFFLKHIFSQRRKTVLNALKRLGIKTEKIKQILSDLKIETNTRPEQISPQDYVKLYQNIYSPKNNVL encoded by the coding sequence ATGCCCCTTTCACCAAAAAAAGTCCTAGAAAGGTATGGATTAAAGGCCCAAAAAAAATTAGGGCAACATTTCCTTATTAATCCCTTTACCTCTGAGCAAATAGTAGAAAAATCGGGTATTGAACCTAAAGATATAGTTATTGAAATTGGGGCGGGCTTAGGGGCATTAACTATTCCTTTATCCCAGAAGGCAAAAAAGGTAATTGCCATTGAATATGATCAAAAATTAATCTTTGTATTAAAAGAAATTCTAGCTAATCATCAGTTAAAAAATATTGAAATTTGGCAAGGAGACGCCCTAAAATATGATTATGAAAAAACCGCCCATTTACATAAAACTAAAATAAAAATCATAGGCAATCTTCCCTATCATATCAGTTCACCTCTGTTATTTCTTTTTCTGGAAAAAAGGGCAGTCATTGACCAGGCTACTTTGATGTTACAAAAAGAAGTAGCTGATCGTCTTTTAGCTAAACCAGGCACCAAGGATTTTGGTATTTTAAGTGTATTATATGGATTGACTGCAAAGATTATTCCTGTTATGAATCTTGCACCCCAAAGTTTTTATCCCCCTCCTGAGGTAGATTCCCAGCTTATTAAAATAAACTGGAAAGAAGAAATTCGTTTAGAAGAAGGCTTTGTTTTTTTTCTAAAACACATCTTTTCTCAAAGGCGAAAGACTGTTTTAAATGCCTTAAAAAGACTGGGTATCAAAACAGAAAAAATAAAGCAAATTCTTTCTGACTTAAAAATAGAAACAAACACTAGACCTGAACAGATTTCTCCCCAGGATTATGTTAAGCTATATCAGAATATATATTCGCCTAAAAATAATGTGCTATAA
- the tsaD gene encoding tRNA (adenosine(37)-N6)-threonylcarbamoyltransferase complex transferase subunit TsaD yields the protein MDLTQLKQPCNVVYSFSLRYHGFMLVLGIETSCDETAVAIVKDGTKIVSNLVYSQVAIHRPYGGVVPEIASRKHIETILPLLEQALHQKNIKLSEIDVIAVTQGPGLVGALLVGICIAKAIAFALNKPLVAINHLEAHLMAIFLEQKPLFPFIGLVVSGGHTNLYLAKDFLEIKQLGQTLDDAAGEAFDKVAHMLGLPYPGGISIEKLAKEGSPNIKFPRPLLNKNNYHFSFSGLKTAVANYLRHHPSFCKADVAASFQQAVVDTLVTKAVQAVKDHLLPRLVVAGGVAANQCLRKKLLAISQKEDIKVYFPSPALCTDNAAMVAALGYHHFKAHNIADFDFDAISRYPVCPFHQKKS from the coding sequence ATGGATTTAACACAATTAAAACAACCCTGCAATGTTGTTTATTCATTTAGTTTGCGTTATCATGGTTTTATGTTGGTTTTAGGTATTGAGACTTCTTGTGACGAAACCGCGGTGGCCATAGTAAAGGATGGAACAAAGATTGTTAGTAATCTGGTTTATTCCCAAGTAGCTATTCACCGTCCCTATGGAGGAGTAGTGCCTGAGATTGCCTCCAGAAAACATATAGAAACCATCCTTCCTCTATTAGAACAAGCCTTACATCAAAAAAATATAAAATTATCTGAAATAGATGTAATAGCCGTCACTCAAGGCCCAGGATTGGTAGGGGCACTTTTAGTAGGCATTTGTATAGCTAAGGCCATCGCCTTTGCCCTCAATAAACCTCTGGTAGCTATCAATCACTTAGAAGCCCATCTTATGGCTATATTTTTAGAACAAAAACCCCTCTTTCCTTTTATTGGCCTGGTAGTATCAGGGGGGCATACCAACCTATATTTAGCAAAAGATTTTTTAGAAATAAAGCAATTAGGGCAAACTCTAGACGATGCTGCTGGTGAGGCCTTTGATAAAGTAGCCCATATGTTAGGCTTGCCATATCCTGGGGGAATCTCTATTGAAAAACTAGCCAAAGAAGGCAGTCCCAACATAAAATTCCCTCGTCCGCTTTTAAACAAAAATAATTACCATTTTAGCTTTAGTGGGCTTAAAACAGCAGTAGCCAATTATTTACGCCATCACCCCTCTTTTTGTAAGGCCGATGTAGCGGCTTCTTTCCAACAGGCAGTTGTAGACACCTTGGTAACAAAGGCTGTGCAAGCAGTTAAAGACCATCTTTTGCCCCGTTTGGTGGTCGCTGGAGGGGTAGCCGCTAACCAATGTTTAAGAAAGAAACTCCTGGCTATAAGCCAAAAGGAAGACATAAAGGTTTATTTCCCTTCCCCTGCCCTTTGCACAGATAACGCTGCTATGGTAGCAGCTCTTGGTTATCACCATTTTAAGGCTCATAACATAGCCGATTTTGACTTTGATGCCATCTCCAGGTATCCAGTATGCCCCTTTCACCAAAAAAAGTCCTAG
- the rph gene encoding ribonuclease PH, whose amino-acid sequence MREDGRKFDQIRPFSVIRPFNKYAEGSVLVSLGETKVIVTASVEESVPPFLRGSNKGWVTAEYSMLPRATHTRNLRPELGKIKGRTYEIQRMIGRSLRSIVDLESLGERTIWIDCDVMQADGGTRTASITGAFIALCDACHWLIKKNKIEQFPIIDYLAAISVGLVEKEVVLDLNSQEDMIAAIDANIVMTGNGEFVEIQATGEQGPFSEVVLNKILTLAKKGIEQLIKEQKKILRDLPYEIGISHQK is encoded by the coding sequence ATGAGAGAAGATGGGCGTAAGTTTGACCAAATCAGGCCTTTTTCGGTAATACGGCCTTTTAATAAATATGCTGAAGGCTCAGTACTGGTTAGCTTGGGAGAAACAAAGGTTATTGTTACCGCCTCAGTTGAGGAAAGCGTGCCCCCTTTTTTAAGGGGAAGTAATAAAGGATGGGTTACGGCTGAATATAGCATGTTACCCAGGGCCACTCATACCCGCAATTTGAGACCAGAACTAGGTAAGATAAAGGGTAGAACCTATGAAATTCAGCGGATGATTGGACGTTCTTTGCGGTCTATAGTAGATTTAGAAAGTTTAGGTGAACGCACTATCTGGATAGATTGTGATGTAATGCAGGCGGATGGAGGTACACGCACAGCGTCTATCACCGGAGCTTTTATAGCCTTATGCGATGCCTGCCATTGGCTAATAAAGAAAAATAAGATAGAGCAATTTCCCATAATAGATTATTTAGCTGCTATTAGTGTAGGTTTGGTAGAAAAAGAAGTTGTTTTGGATTTAAATTCCCAAGAAGATATGATAGCTGCTATAGATGCCAATATAGTGATGACCGGAAATGGGGAGTTTGTGGAAATTCAGGCCACTGGTGAACAAGGGCCATTTTCTGAAGTTGTTTTAAATAAAATATTGACCTTAGCTAAAAAAGGCATTGAACAACTAATCAAAGAGCAAAAGAAAATTTTGAGGGATTTACCCTATGAAATTGGTATTAGCCACCAGAAATAA
- a CDS encoding XTP/dITP diphosphatase produces the protein MKLVLATRNKGKIAEIKKLVSDLSQVELVSLDDFQNLPDIAETGKTFKENALIKAKEIASFTGHWALADDSGLVVDYLQGAPGVYSARFSGEQATDEQNNAKLLALLKDVPWEKRQAKFVCVIAICNPKGQCYTLEGECKGYIALEPKGTYGFGYDPVFFVPAYGKTMAELEPEIKNQISHRAMALKQLKPLLRQMLKRSEGQTYNIH, from the coding sequence ATGAAATTGGTATTAGCCACCAGAAATAAGGGAAAGATAGCTGAAATAAAAAAATTAGTTTCAGATCTGTCCCAAGTAGAGTTGGTCTCCCTTGATGACTTCCAAAACTTACCAGATATAGCCGAAACAGGCAAGACATTTAAGGAAAATGCCCTTATTAAGGCCAAGGAAATAGCATCTTTTACTGGTCACTGGGCGTTGGCAGACGATTCTGGTTTAGTGGTAGATTATCTTCAGGGTGCTCCTGGTGTATATTCAGCCCGTTTTTCAGGAGAACAAGCCACTGATGAGCAAAACAATGCCAAATTATTGGCTTTGTTAAAAGATGTGCCTTGGGAGAAAAGACAAGCAAAGTTTGTCTGTGTAATAGCTATTTGTAACCCCAAGGGTCAGTGTTATACCCTTGAAGGAGAATGTAAAGGCTATATTGCTTTAGAACCAAAAGGGACATATGGTTTTGGTTATGACCCTGTATTTTTTGTCCCTGCTTATGGGAAAACTATGGCCGAACTAGAACCAGAAATTAAAAACCAGATTAGCCATCGGGCCATGGCCTTGAAGCAATTGAAACCACTTTTAAGGCAAATGTTAAAAAGGTCAGAGGGTCAAACCTACAATATACATTAA
- the miaB gene encoding tRNA (N6-isopentenyl adenosine(37)-C2)-methylthiotransferase MiaB, translating to MKGKFFIQTYGCQMNVHDTEYMCAILNKAGYAQAQTLKEADIILLNTCAVRQKAEEKVYSFLGRLKAFKKRHPGLIIGVGGCVAQKEGERILKRIPYIDLVFGTHQFFRVAELIEEVKKNGHRICCIDYTYQLEPPCHVFPLSHKMYGRAYLTIMQGCDNFCSYCIVPYVRGRQISRRSENIINEAKRLLDMGIKEIILLGQNVNSYGQDRLEEISFSELLFKINKLPGLKRLRFITSHPKDISPDVIKAFADLDTLCEHIHLPVQSGSDRILKRMGRKYTRSEYLQKIEALRKACPEISITTDLIVGFPGETKKDFKDTISLLQEVEFDAIFAFRYSDRPPAKAVSFPEKVNEQEKAERLSEVLEIQAPITERKNRVKKGRLLEVLLDSYSKRGQQLCGRTRCNRVVNVEGDESLMGHLVEVIIEEVLPHSLKGKVVKILD from the coding sequence ATGAAGGGTAAATTTTTTATTCAAACTTATGGTTGTCAAATGAATGTTCATGATACAGAGTATATGTGTGCCATTTTGAATAAAGCAGGTTATGCTCAAGCACAAACGTTAAAGGAGGCAGATATTATTTTGCTCAATACCTGTGCTGTGCGGCAAAAGGCAGAAGAAAAGGTTTATAGTTTTTTAGGGCGTTTAAAAGCCTTTAAAAAAAGGCACCCTGGTTTGATTATTGGAGTAGGTGGGTGTGTGGCTCAAAAAGAAGGGGAAAGGATCCTTAAAAGGATACCTTATATAGATTTAGTATTTGGAACCCATCAATTTTTTAGAGTGGCTGAGCTTATTGAGGAAGTCAAGAAAAATGGACATAGAATCTGTTGTATAGATTACACCTATCAGTTAGAACCCCCTTGCCATGTTTTTCCTTTATCTCATAAGATGTATGGTAGAGCCTACCTTACTATTATGCAAGGCTGTGATAATTTTTGTAGCTATTGTATTGTGCCCTATGTGCGTGGAAGACAAATCAGTCGAAGGAGTGAAAATATTATTAATGAAGCAAAAAGACTGTTAGATATGGGAATAAAAGAAATCATTCTATTAGGCCAAAATGTCAATTCTTATGGGCAAGATAGGTTAGAGGAGATAAGTTTTTCTGAATTATTATTTAAGATAAATAAGTTGCCTGGATTGAAAAGACTGAGGTTTATTACTTCACATCCTAAAGATATCTCACCAGATGTAATTAAAGCCTTTGCGGACCTGGATACCCTATGTGAGCATATTCACTTGCCTGTGCAATCTGGTTCAGATCGCATTTTAAAAAGAATGGGACGAAAATATACCAGAAGTGAATACTTACAGAAAATAGAAGCCCTGCGTAAGGCCTGTCCTGAAATTTCTATTACTACCGATTTAATCGTTGGTTTTCCCGGAGAGACAAAGAAAGATTTTAAAGATACTATTTCTCTCTTGCAGGAAGTGGAGTTTGATGCTATTTTTGCTTTTAGGTATTCAGATAGACCACCGGCAAAGGCTGTTAGTTTTCCTGAAAAGGTAAATGAACAAGAAAAGGCAGAAAGGTTAAGTGAAGTTTTGGAAATACAGGCACCGATTACAGAAAGAAAAAATAGGGTTAAAAAAGGGAGGTTGTTAGAAGTGTTATTAGATAGCTATAGTAAACGAGGTCAGCAACTCTGTGGCAGGACTAGATGTAATCGGGTGGTTAATGTGGAAGGAGATGAGAGTTTAATGGGACATTTGGTGGAGGTAATTATAGAGGAAGTATTACCCCATTCTTTAAAAGGAAAGGTGGTAAAAATATTGGATTAA
- a CDS encoding bifunctional nuclease family protein, which yields MLLQMKVFGLTVDPVTNSPIVILKAIDNNEALPIWIGIMEATAIASELENIHFPRPMTHDLLKNVIDTINGKVEKIVVCDLRDNTYYAVIHLKTSEKKYEIDARPSDAIALALRAKADIFVEEKVLEKSKEAVRAKEGIKDPKAKKWTEILESLSSDDFGKYKM from the coding sequence ATGTTGTTACAAATGAAAGTATTTGGTTTAACGGTTGACCCAGTGACTAATTCTCCTATTGTAATTTTAAAGGCCATAGATAACAACGAGGCTCTTCCCATTTGGATCGGAATTATGGAAGCCACTGCCATTGCCAGTGAATTAGAAAATATACATTTTCCCCGCCCCATGACTCACGACCTTTTAAAAAATGTGATTGACACTATTAATGGGAAAGTGGAAAAGATAGTGGTGTGTGATTTGCGTGACAATACTTATTATGCGGTTATTCATTTAAAAACATCTGAAAAAAAATATGAAATTGATGCTCGTCCCAGTGATGCTATTGCCTTAGCATTACGTGCAAAGGCGGATATTTTTGTGGAAGAGAAGGTTTTAGAAAAGTCTAAAGAAGCAGTTCGAGCGAAAGAAGGCATAAAAGACCCTAAGGCCAAAAAATGGACAGAGATCCTGGAGAGTCTCTCATCTGATGACTTTGGTAAATACAAAATGTAA
- a CDS encoding histidinol phosphate phosphatase domain-containing protein — protein sequence MSLKMIDLHTHSIFSDGELIPFELLRRVEAMGYGALAITDHADTSNLKEILEAIKKAAKSWNGMNSHPKLIPGIELTHIPPSLIKSLVEDARNLGAKVIVVHGETLVEPVAPGTNMAALNTDIDILAHPGLITEEEVILAKERGICLEISGRKGHCLSNGHVARLAKKIGAKLVINSDGHAPGDYLTLDFARKIALGAGLDETDFEKMLKNAWEIVEKRGVF from the coding sequence ATGTCTTTGAAAATGATTGATTTACATACTCATTCTATTTTCAGTGATGGCGAGCTTATTCCCTTTGAATTATTACGGCGAGTGGAAGCGATGGGCTATGGTGCTCTAGCTATCACTGACCACGCCGACACATCTAATCTAAAAGAGATTCTGGAGGCCATAAAAAAAGCGGCTAAATCTTGGAATGGAATGAATTCTCACCCTAAGCTTATTCCTGGCATTGAACTGACCCATATACCACCTTCTCTTATAAAATCATTGGTAGAAGATGCCCGAAACTTAGGAGCAAAAGTCATTGTAGTCCATGGTGAAACACTAGTAGAACCAGTAGCACCAGGCACAAATATGGCTGCTTTAAATACAGATATAGATATTTTAGCTCATCCAGGTTTAATTACTGAAGAAGAAGTAATTTTAGCTAAAGAACGAGGGATTTGCTTAGAGATTTCTGGGCGTAAAGGACATTGTTTGAGTAATGGCCATGTAGCTAGATTGGCTAAAAAGATAGGAGCAAAATTGGTAATCAATTCTGATGGTCATGCTCCAGGTGATTATTTAACTTTGGATTTTGCTAGAAAAATAGCCTTAGGAGCAGGACTGGATGAAACTGATTTTGAAAAAATGCTTAAAAATGCTTGGGAAATTGTAGAGAAAAGGGGAGTGTTTTAA